ATTGGGTCGGGTATTTGATGTCTGCGGTATAGGCACCCTTGATGTTCGGCTTGCCGTTTTCGATCTGCAACAGGATCATGGGCAGGCGCGCTTGATTGTGATCGTCGAAGGTCACATCACCCACAGGACTCTTGTATTTGATCTTGGAGAGCGCATCACGAACCTTCTGCTGATCGGTGCTACCGGCCTCGTGGATCGCTTCCGCCAGAAGATGCACGGTGTCCCAGTGAACATAGGCGTGGTTGTTCGGCGCCTGATTGTAGGTCTTCGTGAAATTCGTCACGAATGCCTTGCTTTCCGGGGAATCCCATGCAGGAAGCCAGGCTGCGGCTTCGACTGCGCCTTCGAGGGCCGTCGGTGCCGCCTCGATGGTCTTTGCCGTATTGAACTCACCATTGCCGATCAGGGTCACTTTTCCCGCCAGTCCGAGCTCGACCATCTGCCGCGCCACGATCGGCGTCGTGTCGGCCAGGCCGTACATGATGATCGCCTGCGCGCCATTGTCGCGAATCTTCGACAGCACGCTGCGGAAGTCGACCTCGCCTTCCTTGTAATAGTCCTCGCTGAGAATCTCGCCCTTGAATTCGGGGAGGTATTTCTTGGTGAATTCGATCGCCGAGCGACCATAATCCGTATCGACGGACAGTACGGCAAACTTGGTGAAGCCGCGCTGTTCAGCCGCGTATTTCGCAACGATCAAAGCTCGGTTTTCATCAGTCGGATAATTGCGGAACGTCCATTTGTACCCGCCCACGCCCGCCTGGTAGGTGATTTTCGGATTTGAAGAAGCCGCGTTCAAAAGAAGGACGCCTGCATCCTCGACGACCGGCTGCATGGCGAGCGTGACGGAGCTCGAAACGTCGCCGATGATGAACGAGACCTCGTCCTCATCGATGAGCCGCCTCGTCGCCGACACACCTTCAACCGGCGTACCCTGGCTATCAGCGGAGAATATCTCGATCTTGTGGCCATCGACGCCGCCGGCCTTGTTTATCTCATCGACGGCGAGTTGGGCGCCCTGCATGGAAAAAGCCCCATAGCGCGCGTTCGGGCCGCTCATCGGCGCAACGATGCCGAGCTTGATGGTATCTTCGGAAGCCACAGCCGGCGCCGAGATGGCCGGAGCCAAGGCCAGCAGCGGCAAAAGTGCCGTGGAGATACAAAGAGTTCTGCGAGTCAGAGAATAAATCATGTTCCGCTCCGTTTTAGGTACCTTCAATCGGTCCTTTTGGGCCGATTCTGCCGCTTGTGCGGTTCTTTAGGCGTCAGCCTCAGGCTAACCGCGTCAGAGTAAGTTCATGGGTTGGATTTTGGCCAACACAACTCCATTCTGCCGCTATAGCGTTTCGTTATGGCCGTTGCCCACAAGGCGCGATATCATAAGGAGCGCGCCAATTGAGCGAGAGGGGCTTGGTTTACCTGAACAATTGCCCTTCGACCGGACTCCCATGGCGAACCGATTTCTTCACCAAATATCGCAAATATCAGCTCTTAACAGGATTCGAACCATGGGCCTTATCTCTGAACAAGAAATAGCAAATGAATCGGTGTTAATTGGTCCGTGGCTCTCCCGTCAGTTTTTGTTCTGGTATGCTTTGGGAAACACTATGTCTTGATCCACGATTACATTAAACTTATAACCGGGTCTGATTTCGAGCGTCGGCTGGACATCCATGTTCCGCTGGATCGTCCGGTCGGCAACGCGCCCGAAAGTTTCGGCGAAATTCCGCCGCGCCGCATCGGATGCGGTATCCTGTGTCGCAAGCGTCGAACTCTGCGGCACGGCCATATCGATACCCGTGCCGATCAGCGCAATCAGCACCGCCGATCCGAACGTCTTGAGATAGTGATTGTTCACCTTATCGGCAAAACCTCCATACCCCTGCGCATCCGTTCCCGCCATACCGCCGATTTGCAGCGTCGAGCCGTTCGGGAAGATGATATCGGTCCAGACGACAAGCACGCGCCTCTGGCCAAAGGACACTTTGCTGTCATATCGGCCGAAGAGTTTCGTCCCCTGCGGGATCAGCAGACGATGGCCGGTCGCGCTGTCATAAACGTTCTGGCTGACCTGTGCGCTGATCCGGCCGGGAAGGTCCGAATTAATGCCTGATATGAGCGTCGCTGGAATGACCGAACCGCGCTTCAATTCGAAGGGCGATCGTTGTGGCACGACACCATTGGGAAGGTATCCGAGATTCTTAAGATCGGCGTTGAAGAAATCCTCCTTGGAGCGCTGCCCGTTCGGATCGACATTCTGACCGCCGAGACCGGCACGCAAGGCCGCAGTATAGAGATCGGACGGGGTTCCCGCCGTTGTCGATGTCGTCGTTGCCGCCTTAGCCGCCGTCGCGTCGTCGGTTCCCGAGCGCGCTTCCAGCTTGCCGCGATCGATGGCGAGCGGGGCATCATAGGCGGAATCTCTCGCCTGCAATCGGGCCATGCGCTGACGATACCGCTCGCGCAGATATTGTTCCTGGCTTTCGCGTTCGAGACGCGCCCGCCATACCTCTTCCGGCTCCAGCTCCTGCCAGCGCAGTTGTTGCTCACCTTGTCCTGGCTGAGGCGCGAAGGGATTGGTCCTCTTCTTCGCGTCCCGGTTCGTCTCGACAGGCGTTGGCTGGAACGTTGTCTGCTGCTGCGGCTCGCCAATGATGCCGTTCGTCACGCCGCGCTTGATCTGGTCGGCAAAAGTCGAGGCGGAATTTCCCGAACTCGTCTCCAGGCCGGAATCCTTCCCGAAATACAGTCCGCGGGAAGTGAGCCCATAGAAAATGACGCCAAGGAAGGTGATGAGCAACACGATCACCGCGATGATTGGCAGGCGATTGATCCGCCGAATGCCTCTGTCAGCTTCATCGTTCGCGGTTCCACCGAGCTTGAGGGATTGTACCATCGCCCCCTCCCTCAGCCACGTCGCATCAGCGAGAGCGCACTCGCCGGCGTCGCCCCGTTCGCAGTGACGGTGTACGCCCTGCCGAGTTCGACGCTCTCCGTCGAAAGACGCGCCAGAACCTGGCCATCGAACGGCATGATCACATAGCCGAGCGCGATGACTTTCGTGCCGCTATCCGTCTTCTGGTCGGTAATGACGGCATAGCCCCATCTCTTGAGCGCCGCCTCAAGTGCCTGCCCGAAGGGTGAGCTATCCGCCTTGAGAGCTATCGTCGCCTTTCCCGGTCCGATCTGTTCGGCAAGACGGCTGACCATGTCGCCGGCGATGGCGCTTGCCGCCGGGGGTGAGATTTCCAGCGGTGCCGCGCTGCCGACGAGGCCGCCAGTCCCCGTCGACTCGCATGCGGAAAGCAGGATGGCGAGGGCGCAGGCTGCGGCAACGCTGAGGATTGGGCGGGGTCGAGAGATTCGCATCACCGCCCTCCCCTGCTGATCGTCACCTTTTCCTGTTTCCAGCCGACGCCGGAGACGAGAACCGCGCGATCGATATTGTAATCGACCACCATCATATTGTTCTTCAGGCGATAGTTGACGATGCGGTTCTGTCCGCCGGAGACAACGAACAGAACCGGCACATCCTGGCCGGAGATCGAGCGCGGAAACTGGATGTAGGTTTTGAGGCCATCGGAATAGACCCGCGTTGGCCGCCAGCCGGCACGCCCCGAAACGGAATAGCTGAAACTCAACTGTTCAGCGGGAACGCCGGCGCCCGGGATCGTGCTTGCCTCCAGCCGGGCATTGACGTCTGCGAGCTTTGCAGAAACATTCTCCGGATATTCGAAGCCGACACGGGCCATATATTGGGTCGCATGCGACTTGAGCTGGATATGGTAGGTGCGCCGAGATGTCGTCACGACCATCGAGGTGACAAGAGCTGGCTCCGAAGGTTTGACGATCAGATGGATCGCTTGGCCGCCTGGCGCTCCTGATGTCGCGGGCTCGACCTTCCAGCGCACCGTGTCACCGACCAGCACGTCGCGAACCACCTCCCCGCCTTGCAGTTCAATATCGCAGACCTGAAGCGGTGAGCAGACGACCGACGGCTGCACTTCGCCATAGAGAAAGATCACCTTGCCGTCCGCTCCCTTGGTGACGAGACCGCGCGATCCGCGCCACTGGCTGGAAATCCCCATGCCTTTCGCCTCATTGGCGGTAACGCCGTCGGCCGCAAGCGCTTGGGAAGAGAGGAAGACCGAAGACGGCACGATCGCGGTGACGATGGCGCCGGCAGTCAGCGAGGCCCGTAGAATTCTGTGTCGGATGTTCATGTGCGGGGCCATGCCTTTCAAAGCTGTGCGGTCCAGTCGAAATCGCGGAGATAGAGACCGATGGGGTTCAGACGGATGACGCCCTCGTCCTGGGGTGGCGTTAGCGTCACGGTAGCGATGCCGCGAAAACGGCGCACGGCCGTCTCCTTGCCGCGCCGGTCGCGCTCGAACTCTGTCCAGTCCATCTGGTAGGACTGGTTCGAGAGCGCGACGATGTTGTTGACCTCGACCGCGACAGTTGCCGTCGTCGCCTTTTCGAACGGTGAGTTCGAGCGAAACCAGGCATTGACCTTCTCGGTCGCGGGATCGGACGTCCGAAGAAGGGCGTAGGTCCGGTCGATATACTGCTTCTGCACGACCGCATCCGGCGTGACGGACCTGAAGTTTGAGACGAAGCTGCCAAGGGTTGCGCGCACCACGCGCGGATCGGCGTATTCGATCTGCTGCGGGAAACCGGCATTGACTGATGTGCCGAGCTTATCGACCTCGACGATATAGGGAACGAGCTTGACCTCAGTGCTCTGATAGAGCGCATAACCGAAACCGATCACCGCCATGGCCATGCCGGTGATACCGACGATGCGCCAGGCCGCTGCTGCCTTCACATAGGAGCCATAGCGCTCGTTCCATTCGTTGCGTGCGGCCAAATAAGGATTGTCAGGCGGATTAGGTCCGGCCATGGCTTGAGAGCCTCCAGTCATTTGTTCTCGTTGATCGGCGGAGGTGGGGGCGGCGTGGGGCGGCCGGATTGTTGCTCGAGCTTGGCGTTGGCAAGCCCCAGAAGCGAACCAGCATAGGCGCCAGGAGAACCGATCGCCTTTTCTTTTGCAGCCGAACCGACGGCGCCGGTCGCCCCGCCAATGCCTGCCTCCATGCCGCGCAGAGCCGCACTGCCAAGCGACGATCCCCCTGCCCTTGCGGCACTTGCGGCCTGGAAACCTCTTGTCGCAGCGCCTGCGGTGAGGAAGGCGGCTCCCGCCGCGAAGGACGCAGCCTGCCCACCGTGGCGGATCGCTTCCATCCCGGCCCCGACCGATGCGCCCTGCACGACGCCCTGCAGGATCGGCGGCACATACATGGCGATCACGAAAACCACGACGGAGATGCCGGCGATGGCGAGTGTGGTGATGAACTGTTCGGAAGTTGCCGTCGGCGCTTCGGCGAGGCCCAGCAAAATGTCGGAGCCGATCTTGGCGATCATCACCAGCGCCATCAGCTTCATGCCGACGGAGAAGGCGTAGACCAGATATTTGACGGCAAAGTCCTTGGTGTAGGACGATCCGCCGAGGCCAAGCATGATCATGCCGGCGAGCAGGCCGACATACATCTCGACCATGACGGCGACGAAGATGGCTGCGACCAGGCTGAAGGAGATGACGACCACGACCATGGCGAAGACTGCGGCGATCGCGAGCGCATTATCCTCGAATAGGCCGAACTTCGCCTGTTCGGACATCTTGGTTGCGACACGGATACCGGCATCAAAAATATTGGCGGGTGATGCCGAGCCGCCGCCGGCGCCGATCTGAAAGAGACTGTCGACCACGGCCTTGGCGAAGGAGGGACCCTGATCGAGGATGAAGGCGAAGAGGCCGATGAACATGATCCGCCGGACGAGTTCGGCGAACCAGCTATCGAGCGAAGCGGCATTGATTGCCAGCCACACGGCGGCAATGCCGACCTCGATGCCGGCGAGAACCCAGAACAGTGATCGCGCCGCGTTCATGACAGTCGTCTCCCAGCCTTTCGCGGCGGTGACGACGGAGTTCTCCAGCGTCGTAAGCACCTCGCCTTGTTGTGCGAAGGCGGGCGCACTCGCCAACAGGGCAAGACCGATTGCGATGATGGCAGGTTCCATCTTCCGGCAGGAGCGAACACTTACCATCGTGGTTTCATCTCCTGTCCGCCACGGATGTTCTGATCCGGATCGCCGCCGAAGAATTTTCCCCAATATTCCCGGCGCTCGGTATCTGAGGCAGGCCGCGAGGCGGCGCCCGGTTCCGAGATGGGCGTAGGATCGGGCTGAGCAATGATCCAGGTGATGACGCCGGCCCCGATAATCGTGGCCCAGGCGATCGCGATGACGAGGCGCGGGCTCACCAGCGGGGCTCCATCGTCTGACCGCCGCGGATGTCACGCTCCGTTGCGCTGAAGAACTGTTCGCGGCGCGCCTGCGCCAGATCCTTTTGCGCCTGTTCCGATTGGAACCATGTCCCCATCATGGTCATCTGCTGGGAGACGAGACCCCTGAGCTTTTGCATCTGTGCCACCTGCTGGGCAGCAATCTCGTGCCCGACCTGCAGTGCTTTCATTTGCCCATCGGCTGATTCCGACATCGAGCGAAGCGACGACATCGTGCTCTCTTCGCTGGAAAACTGGTCGGCGGTCAGATTTGCCGCCTTCAGCGTGCCGGCGATCGTGTCGCGGTTGGTGTCGGACCAATTCCGGTAGGTCGTCGAAAAGCTCGCCCCAGCAGGCAGAGTGCTCTTCATCTCGGAAAAGCTCTGGAAACGCTGCTTGAGCACGTCGTCGATATTGCCCATGGAGAAGGCGACGCCTTGACCCTGCGCGACGACATTCTGGAGGTTCTTCAGGTCGCTCTCGACCTGACCCCAGACATGGTCGGGCAGCTGAGCAGTGTTCTGCAGCATGTTCTTATAGATGTTGAGCTGGTTCTGGATCTGCTCGGCAAGCTGGGAGATCTGAGTAATCTGGTTATTCACCTGCTCGGCGGATTTGCCGACAAGGGAAATCAGTTCTGCGTTGTTGGCAAGCTGTGTCCATTCGGTCGCCTGCCCGGTCACACCACCGGCCTGGGCTGGCATTGGGAAAGCCATCGACAGGATAATGGTCATGACTGTCATAGCCCGCGCCGCCTCACGCGGTCGGGAAGAGTGTACAGGCATCGGCGATCCCCCTTTGCTGGAGCCAGTGGAGAGGCCAGCCGGCCCCGTGTTCGGAATGAAGAACGCGAATGCGTTTGAGGTCTTCTTTGCCGGACGCCCCGACGAAGGAGAGAGCGACAGGGCCGAGTGCCATATTGAACAGCCGGCGGCCTTCCGGTGAGGCGACGTAATATTCGCGTTTTGGAATAGCCGTGGCGACGATCTCGATCTGCCGTTCGTTGAAGCCGATGCGTTCGTAGAACTCGCGTGTGCCGGGCTCGCGGGCCGCCCCGTTCGGCAGGCAAATTTTTGTGGGACAGGACTCCTTCAGGACGTCGATGATGCCGGAGCGCTCCGCATCGGATATCGACTGTGTCGCCAGCACCACGGCGCAGTTTGCCTTGCGCAGTACCTTCAGCCATTCGCGGATCTTGTCGCGGAAGATCGGATGGCCAAGCATTAACCAGGCTTCGTCGAGGATAATCAGGCTGGGTGCGCCCGTCAGGCGTTTTTCGATCCGGCGAAAAAGATAGGTAAGCACGGGAACGAGATTGCGCTCGCCCATGTTCATCAGCTCTTCGATCTCGAAACACTGGAAGGCGCCGAGCGCCAGACCGTCCTTCTCGGCATCGAGCAACTGTCCCATCGGGCCATCGACGGTATAGTGATGCAGCGCATCCTTGATTTCCCTCATTTGGACGCCCGAAACGAAATCGGAGAGCGAACGGCCACGCGATTCCGCCATGAGCGCGACCTGCCTCGATATGGCGTTGCGATAGTCGGGTGTGATCGTCACACCCTGCAGCGCCACGAGCGTCTCGATCCACTCAGACGCCCAGGCACGATCGCCATCGGTCGCAAGTTCGGCGAGTGGGCAGAAAGCGAGACCTACACTTTCTCCCTTCCCGGACGTGCTGGTGTCGCCGCCAATCTCGTAATGGTCGCCACCAACGCCAAGCGTCAGCGGCAGCATCGAGCCGCCCTTGTCGAAGGCGAAGACCTGTGCATCCTCGTAGCGGCGGAATTGCGCGGCAATCAGCGCCAGCAGTGTCGACTTACCCGAACCTGTGGGACCAAAGATCAGCGTGTGGCCGACGTCGTCGACATGCAGGTTCAGCCGGAATGGCGTCGAGCCGCTGGCAACCTGCATCAGCGGCGGCGAGCCCGGCGGATAGAACGGGCAAGGCGCTGCCGGATTTCCCGACCAGACGGAATTGAGCGGGATCAGGTCCGCCAGATTGCGGGTGTTGATCAGCGGCTCGCGTATATTGGCGTAAGAGACGCCCGGCAGGCTGCCGAGAAAGGCGTCGGTCGCATTCAGCGTCTCGATCCGTGCGCCAAATCCGTCGGCCTGGATCAGGCGACGGACCGCCTCGCACTTCTCTTGGCAGCGGCTTTGGTCTTCGTCGAAGATGACGACGACCGGCGTGTAGTAGCCATAGGCCACCAGCTGCGATGAGGCTTCGGCAATGGCATCTTCGGTTTCAGTCACCATCATCATGGCGTCCTGGTCGACCGACCGCGACTGCGTCTGGAAGAGTTGATCGAAGAAGGGTCTCACCTTTTGCTGCCATTTCTTGCGGGTGCGCTCCAGCCTCGCCCTCGCCTCCTCCGCATCGAGAAAGACAAAGCGCGACGACCAGCGATAGGTGAGCGGCATCAGGTCGAGACTGTTGAGGATGCCGGGCCAGCTTTCGGCCGGTAGCCCGTCAATTGCGACGACACCGAGAAACCGGTTCTCGACCAGAGGTGTGAGCCCATGCTGCAGCTCCGCAGTCACCAGCCAGTCGAGATACATCGGGATTTCCGGCAGACGGACCGGATGGTTCTCGCCGGTGATGCAGAAGCGGATGAACTGGAAAAGCTCGTCATAGCGGGCAACACGGAAACCGCCGCGCTCCAGCGTCTCTCGCGTCAGCATCCGGCGGATCGACACGACGTTCATGAGATATTGCTCGACCTCGCGAATCGAGATCAGAAACGTCTCCAGCGCCCGGTCGGCATAGGTGGCGGAACGGCTGGCAGTATCCGAATAGACATAGCGTGTCAGCCCAGAGCGTCGCGGTTCCGGCGGTCTCCAGGTCAGGATTAGTGCGTGCCGGGTCTCGAAATGGCCGCTTTCCCTTTGGAAATGCGC
This sequence is a window from Rhizobium sp. ZPR4. Protein-coding genes within it:
- the trbG gene encoding P-type conjugative transfer protein TrbG, translated to MNIRHRILRASLTAGAIVTAIVPSSVFLSSQALAADGVTANEAKGMGISSQWRGSRGLVTKGADGKVIFLYGEVQPSVVCSPLQVCDIELQGGEVVRDVLVGDTVRWKVEPATSGAPGGQAIHLIVKPSEPALVTSMVVTTSRRTYHIQLKSHATQYMARVGFEYPENVSAKLADVNARLEASTIPGAGVPAEQLSFSYSVSGRAGWRPTRVYSDGLKTYIQFPRSISGQDVPVLFVVSGGQNRIVNYRLKNNMMVVDYNIDRAVLVSGVGWKQEKVTISRGGR
- a CDS encoding conjugal transfer protein TrbF; the protein is MAGPNPPDNPYLAARNEWNERYGSYVKAAAAWRIVGITGMAMAVIGFGYALYQSTEVKLVPYIVEVDKLGTSVNAGFPQQIEYADPRVVRATLGSFVSNFRSVTPDAVVQKQYIDRTYALLRTSDPATEKVNAWFRSNSPFEKATTATVAVEVNNIVALSNQSYQMDWTEFERDRRGKETAVRRFRGIATVTLTPPQDEGVIRLNPIGLYLRDFDWTAQL
- the trbK gene encoding entry exclusion protein TrbK gives rise to the protein MSPRLVIAIAWATIIGAGVITWIIAQPDPTPISEPGAASRPASDTERREYWGKFFGGDPDQNIRGGQEMKPRW
- the trbJ gene encoding P-type conjugative transfer protein TrbJ; protein product: MTIILSMAFPMPAQAGGVTGQATEWTQLANNAELISLVGKSAEQVNNQITQISQLAEQIQNQLNIYKNMLQNTAQLPDHVWGQVESDLKNLQNVVAQGQGVAFSMGNIDDVLKQRFQSFSEMKSTLPAGASFSTTYRNWSDTNRDTIAGTLKAANLTADQFSSEESTMSSLRSMSESADGQMKALQVGHEIAAQQVAQMQKLRGLVSQQMTMMGTWFQSEQAQKDLAQARREQFFSATERDIRGGQTMEPRW
- a CDS encoding conjugal transfer protein TrbE, with amino-acid sequence MVALKSFRHTGPSFADLVPYAGLVDNGVILLKDGSLMAGWYFAGPDSESSTDAERNDVSRQINAVLSRLGSGWMIQVEAVRVPTGDYPANDDCHFPDPVTRAIDAERRAHFQRESGHFETRHALILTWRPPEPRRSGLTRYVYSDTASRSATYADRALETFLISIREVEQYLMNVVSIRRMLTRETLERGGFRVARYDELFQFIRFCITGENHPVRLPEIPMYLDWLVTAELQHGLTPLVENRFLGVVAIDGLPAESWPGILNSLDLMPLTYRWSSRFVFLDAEEARARLERTRKKWQQKVRPFFDQLFQTQSRSVDQDAMMMVTETEDAIAEASSQLVAYGYYTPVVVIFDEDQSRCQEKCEAVRRLIQADGFGARIETLNATDAFLGSLPGVSYANIREPLINTRNLADLIPLNSVWSGNPAAPCPFYPPGSPPLMQVASGSTPFRLNLHVDDVGHTLIFGPTGSGKSTLLALIAAQFRRYEDAQVFAFDKGGSMLPLTLGVGGDHYEIGGDTSTSGKGESVGLAFCPLAELATDGDRAWASEWIETLVALQGVTITPDYRNAISRQVALMAESRGRSLSDFVSGVQMREIKDALHHYTVDGPMGQLLDAEKDGLALGAFQCFEIEELMNMGERNLVPVLTYLFRRIEKRLTGAPSLIILDEAWLMLGHPIFRDKIREWLKVLRKANCAVVLATQSISDAERSGIIDVLKESCPTKICLPNGAAREPGTREFYERIGFNERQIEIVATAIPKREYYVASPEGRRLFNMALGPVALSFVGASGKEDLKRIRVLHSEHGAGWPLHWLQQRGIADACTLFPTA
- the trbI gene encoding IncP-type conjugal transfer protein TrbI, whose translation is MVQSLKLGGTANDEADRGIRRINRLPIIAVIVLLITFLGVIFYGLTSRGLYFGKDSGLETSSGNSASTFADQIKRGVTNGIIGEPQQQTTFQPTPVETNRDAKKRTNPFAPQPGQGEQQLRWQELEPEEVWRARLERESQEQYLRERYRQRMARLQARDSAYDAPLAIDRGKLEARSGTDDATAAKAATTTSTTAGTPSDLYTAALRAGLGGQNVDPNGQRSKEDFFNADLKNLGYLPNGVVPQRSPFELKRGSVIPATLISGINSDLPGRISAQVSQNVYDSATGHRLLIPQGTKLFGRYDSKVSFGQRRVLVVWTDIIFPNGSTLQIGGMAGTDAQGYGGFADKVNNHYLKTFGSAVLIALIGTGIDMAVPQSSTLATQDTASDAARRNFAETFGRVADRTIQRNMDVQPTLEIRPGYKFNVIVDQDIVFPKAYQNKN
- the trbH gene encoding conjugal transfer protein TrbH, whose amino-acid sequence is MRISRPRPILSVAAACALAILLSACESTGTGGLVGSAAPLEISPPAASAIAGDMVSRLAEQIGPGKATIALKADSSPFGQALEAALKRWGYAVITDQKTDSGTKVIALGYVIMPFDGQVLARLSTESVELGRAYTVTANGATPASALSLMRRG
- a CDS encoding ABC transporter substrate-binding protein, with protein sequence MIYSLTRRTLCISTALLPLLALAPAISAPAVASEDTIKLGIVAPMSGPNARYGAFSMQGAQLAVDEINKAGGVDGHKIEIFSADSQGTPVEGVSATRRLIDEDEVSFIIGDVSSSVTLAMQPVVEDAGVLLLNAASSNPKITYQAGVGGYKWTFRNYPTDENRALIVAKYAAEQRGFTKFAVLSVDTDYGRSAIEFTKKYLPEFKGEILSEDYYKEGEVDFRSVLSKIRDNGAQAIIMYGLADTTPIVARQMVELGLAGKVTLIGNGEFNTAKTIEAAPTALEGAVEAAAWLPAWDSPESKAFVTNFTKTYNQAPNNHAYVHWDTVHLLAEAIHEAGSTDQQKVRDALSKIKYKSPVGDVTFDDHNQARLPMILLQIENGKPNIKGAYTADIKYPTQ
- the trbL gene encoding P-type conjugative transfer protein TrbL, coding for MVSVRSCRKMEPAIIAIGLALLASAPAFAQQGEVLTTLENSVVTAAKGWETTVMNAARSLFWVLAGIEVGIAAVWLAINAASLDSWFAELVRRIMFIGLFAFILDQGPSFAKAVVDSLFQIGAGGGSASPANIFDAGIRVATKMSEQAKFGLFEDNALAIAAVFAMVVVVISFSLVAAIFVAVMVEMYVGLLAGMIMLGLGGSSYTKDFAVKYLVYAFSVGMKLMALVMIAKIGSDILLGLAEAPTATSEQFITTLAIAGISVVVFVIAMYVPPILQGVVQGASVGAGMEAIRHGGQAASFAAGAAFLTAGAATRGFQAASAARAGGSSLGSAALRGMEAGIGGATGAVGSAAKEKAIGSPGAYAGSLLGLANAKLEQQSGRPTPPPPPPINENK